Proteins co-encoded in one Zonotrichia albicollis isolate bZonAlb1 chromosome 30, bZonAlb1.hap1, whole genome shotgun sequence genomic window:
- the HJV gene encoding hemojuvelin: MGMGRAAHSRSPGQLENSGLFLRAFLLLFLLRHVSSQCKILRCNSEYVAATLHLRGPERGAAFCTALRSYSLCTRRTARTCRGDLAFHSAVHGIEDLMIQHNCSKEGPTAPPRPRPAAPNAAHGFESLDICDYERSFLYKHGRPPGFQHCAAFGDPHIRTFHDDFHTCRVEGSWPLLDNDYLFVQATSSPVAKGSNATVTSKLTIIFKNMKECIDQKVYQAELDNVPAAFQDGSVDGGARPGGSSLSIRELSAGRHVEIRAGYIGTTIAVRQAGRQLSFSIRAAEEVARAFTEEQDLQLCVGGCPHSQRMSRSPRGRGRVPAETARALCREMLPVEDVYFQSCVFDVVTSGDANFTMAAHGALEDARLFLPDAEKLHIFQAGGGCQLSSPLFLLLFLLPCGFWAGLLHF; this comes from the exons atgggaatggggagagcTGCCCACAGtaggagcccagggcagctggaaaaCTCCGGCCTCTTCCTCCGAGCtttcctgctcctcttcctcctcaggcATG TCTCTTCCCAGTGCAAGATCCTCCGCTGCAACTCGGAGTACGTGGCGGCCACGCTCCACCTGCGCGGCCCCGAGCGCGGCGCCGCCTTCTGCACGGCGCTGCGCTCCTACTCGCTGTGCACCCGGCGCACGGCGCGCACCTGCCGCGGCGACCTGGCCTTCCACTCGGCCGTGCACGGCATCGAGGACCTCATGATCCAGCACAACTGCTCCAAGGAAGGCCCCAcggccccgccgcggccccggcccgcggcGCCCAACGCCGCGCACGGCTTCGAGTCGCTCGATATCTGCGATTACGAGAGGAGTTTCCTCTACAAGCACGGCCGGCCCCCCGGTTTCCAGCACTGCGCTGCTTTTGGGGACCCCCACATCCGAACCTTTCATGACGATTTCCACACGTGCCGCGTGGAGGGCTCCTGGCCGCTCCTGGACAATGATTATCTGTTTGTGCAAGCCACCAGCTCGCCGGTGGCCAAGGGGTCCAACGCGACGGTCACCAGCAAG CTCACCATCATCTTCAAGAACATGAAGGAATGCATCGACCAGAAGGTCTACCAGGCCGAGCTGGACAACGTCCCCGCAGCCTTCCAGGACGGCTCCGTCGACGGCGGCGCGCGTCCCGGCGGGAGCAGCCTGTCCATCCGCGAGCTCAGCGCCGGCCGGCACGTGGAGATCCGCGCCGGCTACATCGGCACCACCATCGCCGTGCGCCAGGCCGGCCGCCAGCTCTCCTTCTCCATCCGCGCCGCCGAGGAGGTGGCCAGGGCCTTCACGGAGGAGCAGGACCTGCAGCTCTGCGTGGGCGGCTGCCCCCACAGCCAGCGCATGTCCCGCAGCCCCCGCGGGCGCGGCCGCGTCCCCGCCGAGACGGCGCGGGCGCTGTGCCGGGAGATGCTGCCCGTGGAGGATGTCTACTTCCAGTCGTGCGTCTTCGACGTGGTCACCTCCGGGGATGCCAACTTCACCATGGCGGCGCACGGGGCGCTGGAGGATGCTCGGCTCTTCCTGCCCGATGCTGAGAAGCTCCACATCTTccaggctgggggaggctgccagctcagctctccattgtttctgctcctcttcctcctcccgtGTGGATTTTGGGCTGGTTTGTTGCACTTTTAA